The genomic interval TAAAGTTTGAGTGTATTTTGAAGCTGTTCTTTTAAAACCCCTCGCAGTGCATGAGGTTCGAGTACTTCGGCACCACTGCCAAAGCTCAGAAGAATGGACCATAGCCATCTTGCTTCTAGTGGTTTATATACTGGAATTCGTATCGTTGCATTTCCATCGGCATGAAATTCCATATCCGCTTGGTGAAACTGATCCATAGCTATCGCCAAAGCCTCCGGTCCCACTTGAATCACAACATCTTTCAAAAGATCGCACCATTCCTTGTTTGTGAAAGTAAGCTCTTTCGACACTAAGTGGTGCTGCTGAAAGTCTTCCTGCGTCAACACTAAGTTCATTATCCGTGATAGTCGGAACTCCCGATAGTCACAACGCGTGCGACAAAAGCCATAAACGTACCAATTGCCATATTTGAAATGAAGCTGTATGGGTTCCATATCACGGGAAGTACGATCATTATTAGCATTAATATAATCAAAACGGACGATTTTTCGCTCCGTAATGCCCGTACGTAAATATTGAAGCGCGTCTGGCCCTGACCGGCGGGTTTCTAAGTCGACAGATACAGTGGGGATCTGTTGCTCGGGTCCGATTGTTTGTAGTCTTTCAATGGTACCCTGAGCACGCTCATCTTTAAACACGCTGGAGAGGCTGCTTAGCACGGTGATTAGGGAATCGACATCATAAGAACCGAGCAAGCTTTTATCCATTTTGTATCCGTCCATTATGCCGTATCCGCCATTCATTCCCTGATACGATATGACAGGGAAGCCCGCAGCGCAGATCACATCGATATCCCGATAAATGGTTCTTTGGGAAACTTGATACTCTTCAGCCAGCATAGAAGCAGACAAAACTTCGTTATTCAGGAGCTTGTAGATTATGGAGATCAATCGCTCCAATTTCATATATATATCCCCGCCCGTTAATCCATTTCGTATTGCTGCTTAATATTATATCACAGATTTTTTATTACTAATTTTCAGGGACACCCTGCTTGATGTATCGTAGATATATGAATTGGATTGAACGATCGGAGAATCTAGATTGGCATAACACCGCCGAACCCACGTTAGAAAGCATCTCCTATCGCAGGTAGACGCGCAGTCATAATGGAAGGAGTTCTCTTGAAGAACAAACATCACTAATGTAAACGCACCGATGACCAACCGGTCGTGTGTGTGCCAGAGGCACCGAGACTAGCACATTTTATATAGTGTTATAGTCAAAAAAAGCTACTTGCATTCATTCGAACATGTACCCTAGATTATTGAATGAATTTCCGCAACATTACGATCTGACATATTAGTAATACCTAGACAAACAGCTGTCTAAGCGTTCGCCTTTTCAATAAGTACACTTACAGTCGCATCACAGTACTATTACAGAGCAGCCCTCTTCTTTTTTAAGGCGTGTCTATTCGGCTCTTAACATCCCGTACCTTCGTCTCTTATTAGATTCCAGATATTAGAATGATAATACTTGTCTGCAGAGGGTTAAAAATTCGGGGAATGTGTAGTGGAATTTTTTACGTGATCGGAGTAATAACAACTGAAGCCTTATTATGTTCTACAAATATGATGTTACCCATTTCATGAAAACTACTCAAAACATCTCATCTAAGCATCATTTCCTACTTTTAAACAACAAAAAAAGCCTTGCTAAGCAAGACTTCTTTGCCGTACTATGATGCGCGTAGAGGGACTTGAACCCCCACGGTTGCCCGCTAGATCCTAAGTCTAGTGCGTCTGCCAATTCCGCCATACGCGCGCATCCGAGATTAAAAAATGGTGAGTCATGTAGGATTCGAACCTACGACACCCTGATTAAAAGTCAGGTGCTCTACCAACTGAGCTAATGACTCATACTATGGTGGAGGATGACGGGATCGAACCGCCGACCCTCTGCTTGTAAGGCAGATGCTCTCCCAGCTGAGCTAATCCTCCATGGAAACACTAAAACCCACTGCGAGTGGGAGTCTTGCTTCATTGTGCGTTTTGCACTTTGAAAACTGGATACGAAAGATTAGGCTTGCTGAAGCCTTTTATGCTGCTGTCTACTGGATGTATGGGTCACAGTAAACGTGTTTAGGATAAGCCCTCGACCGATTAGTATTCGTCAGCTACACACATTGCTGTGCTTCCACCCCGAACCTATCAACCTCGTCGTCTTCAAGGGGTCTTACATACTGGGAAATCTCATCTTGAGGGGGGCTTCACGCTTAGATGCTTTCAGCGCTTATCCCGTCCGTACTTGGCTACCCAGCGGTGCTCCTGGCGGAACAACTGGTACACCAGCGGTACGTCCATCCCGGTCCTCTCGTACTAAGGACAGCTCCTCTCAAATTTCCTGCGCCCGCGACAGATAGGGACCGAACTGTCTCACGACGTTCTGAACCCAGCTCGCGTACCGCTTTAATGGGCGAACAGCCCAACCCTTGGGACCTACTTCAGCCCCAGGATGCGATGAGCCGACATCGAGGTGCCAAACCTCCCCGTCGATGTGGACTCTTGGGGGAGATAAGCCTGTTATCCCCAGGGTAGCTTTTATCCGTTGAGCGATGGCCCTTCCATTCGGTACCACCGGATCACTAAGCCCTACTTTCGTACCTGCTCGACTTGTAGGTCTCGCAGTCAAGCTCCCTTATGCCTTTGCACTCTTCGAATGATTTCCAACCATTCTGAGGGAACCTTTGGGCGCCTCCGTTACATTTTAGGAGGCGACCGCCCCAGTCAAACTGTCCACCTGACACGGTCCCCGAACCGGTTTCACGGTTCTAGGTTAGAACTCCGATACGATCAGGGTGGTATCCCAACGTTGCCTCCACACAAGCTGGCGCTCATGCTTCAAAGGCTCCCACCTATCCTGTACAGATCGTACCAAAGTTCAATATCAAGTTACAGTAAAGCTCCATGGGGTCTTTCCGTCTTGTCGCGGGTAACCTGCATCTTCACAGGTATTAAAATTTCACCGGATCTCTCGTTGAGACAGCGCCCAAGTCGTTACGCCATTCGTGCGGGTCAGAATTTACCTGACAAGGAATTTCGCTACCTTAGGACCGTTATAGTTACGGCCGCCGTTTACTGGGGCTTCGGTTCACAGCTTCGGGTTACCCCTAACCGCTCCCCTTAACCTTCCAGCACCGGGCAGGCGTCAGCCCGTATACTTCGCCTTACGGCTTCGCACAGACCTGTGTTTTTGCTAAACAGTCGCTTGGGCCTTTTCACTGCGGCCCCCTCGGGCTATTCACCCTACCGAGGCACCCCTTCTCCCGAAGTTACGGGGTCATTTTGCCGAGTTCCTTAACGAGAGTTCTTCCGCGCGCCTTAGCATGCTCTGCTCGCCTACCTGTGTCGGTTTGCGGTACGGGCACCTAGATCTCACTAGAGGCTTTTCTTGACAGCCGGAGTACATGACCTTCGCTACTGCAATTTTCGCTCCCCATCACAGCCCAGCCTTATGATCGACGGATTTGCCTATCGATCAGCCTCACTGCTTGGACGGACTATTCCATCAGTCCGCGTCACTGCCCTTCTGTGTCACCCCATTGCTCAAACAATCTTCGGTGGTACAGGAATTTCAACCTGTTGTCCATCCACTACGCCTTTCGGCCTCGCGTTAGGTCCCGACTTACCCTGAGAGGACGAGCCTTCCTCAGGAACCCTTAGGCTTTCGGCGGACAAGATTCTCACTTGTCTTTT from Paenibacillus sp. FSL K6-3182 carries:
- a CDS encoding YafY family protein — protein: MKLERLISIIYKLLNNEVLSASMLAEEYQVSQRTIYRDIDVICAAGFPVISYQGMNGGYGIMDGYKMDKSLLGSYDVDSLITVLSSLSSVFKDERAQGTIERLQTIGPEQQIPTVSVDLETRRSGPDALQYLRTGITERKIVRFDYINANNDRTSRDMEPIQLHFKYGNWYVYGFCRTRCDYREFRLSRIMNLVLTQEDFQQHHLVSKELTFTNKEWCDLLKDVVIQVGPEALAIAMDQFHQADMEFHADGNATIRIPVYKPLEARWLWSILLSFGSGAEVLEPHALRGVLKEQLQNTLKLYEEV